A region from the Halosolutus gelatinilyticus genome encodes:
- a CDS encoding 4Fe-4S binding protein: MATDSDSRAGVTITRNRFVRFLFTNEYVQPAVNLLTVGLFFYAIYRAAVGPADASANFGAVAFFDLWWSPVMILSLLVFGRIWCFFCPLGAIVRFTQRFGLDRHFPMYTHRKWLVYGLPISILSLTALTFALARWPMYKVGVAYTPSLVPYYWLAILGVAVAVSLVYQRQAFCRYVCPATGVMSVTAKLSPFEVAQTPETGVQCATLEYRSEYLSTDRRCTACMKCTTERPDEDVELRVRWPGSTIVTERIPLVDEAIVALVIWAVFPIDHVLGDAVESTALVGSLPGVLAPTTAYLVSIVATILGFTAVHRLASDWSGLEWTESFTKFGLAYAPLGIMYSLGAHVVGGLLESGGESLNAFANGLGIPLDLPAGADPAIVSAWDEVFVTAWLWLAVAWSALIAWQVATAMTDSKSRALRAFLPHLALMSVSTFLVVVHLSH, encoded by the coding sequence ATGGCAACCGATTCCGATTCGCGCGCCGGCGTCACGATCACGCGCAACCGGTTCGTCCGGTTCCTATTCACGAACGAGTACGTCCAGCCGGCGGTCAACCTCCTCACCGTCGGCCTCTTCTTCTACGCGATCTATCGGGCCGCGGTCGGCCCGGCGGACGCGAGCGCGAACTTCGGGGCCGTCGCGTTCTTCGACCTCTGGTGGTCGCCGGTGATGATCCTCAGCCTCCTCGTCTTCGGTCGGATCTGGTGTTTCTTCTGCCCGCTGGGCGCGATCGTCCGGTTCACGCAGCGGTTCGGCCTCGATCGTCACTTCCCGATGTACACCCACAGGAAATGGCTCGTCTACGGGCTCCCGATCTCGATTCTGTCGCTGACGGCGCTCACGTTCGCGCTCGCGCGGTGGCCGATGTACAAGGTCGGCGTCGCCTACACGCCGTCGCTCGTCCCGTACTACTGGCTCGCGATCCTCGGCGTCGCCGTCGCGGTCAGCCTCGTCTATCAGCGCCAGGCGTTCTGCCGGTACGTCTGTCCCGCGACCGGGGTGATGAGCGTCACGGCGAAGCTGTCGCCGTTCGAGGTCGCCCAGACGCCCGAAACCGGCGTCCAGTGTGCGACCCTCGAGTACCGGAGCGAGTACCTGAGCACCGATCGTCGGTGTACCGCGTGCATGAAGTGCACGACCGAGCGGCCCGACGAGGACGTCGAGTTGCGGGTTCGCTGGCCGGGGTCGACGATCGTCACCGAGCGCATCCCGCTGGTCGACGAGGCGATCGTCGCGCTGGTCATCTGGGCGGTCTTCCCCATCGATCACGTCCTCGGCGACGCCGTCGAATCGACCGCACTCGTGGGCAGTCTGCCCGGCGTGTTAGCGCCGACGACGGCGTACCTCGTCAGCATCGTCGCCACGATCCTCGGCTTCACGGCCGTCCACCGCCTCGCGAGCGACTGGAGCGGCCTCGAGTGGACCGAGTCGTTCACGAAGTTCGGGCTCGCCTACGCGCCCCTCGGCATCATGTACTCGCTCGGCGCGCACGTCGTCGGCGGCTTACTGGAGAGCGGCGGGGAGAGCCTGAACGCGTTCGCGAACGGGCTGGGAATCCCGCTGGACCTCCCCGCGGGCGCAGACCCGGCGATCGTCTCGGCCTGGGATGAGGTCTTCGTCACCGCGTGGCTGTGGCTCGCCGTCGCCTGGAGCGCGCTGATCGCCTGGCAGGTCGCCACCGCGATGACTGACTCGAAATCGCGCGCGCTGCGGGCGTTCCTGCCGCACCTCGCGCTGATGTCGGTCAGTACGTTCCTGGTCGTCGTTCACCTCTCCCACTAG
- a CDS encoding dihydrolipoyl dehydrogenase, giving the protein MEEFDIVVLGGGSGSQIATAAAEYDLEAAVIEPGPLGGACITRGCVPSKALLHRADIVDEVRHAERFGVDAGLSGVDYAEITSTIHDAVYGKADRQEQSLNDAENVTLYRGEGRFVDERTIEIDPNDGEADPGRIRGEHVVVAVGGRPVVPPIDGLDDVDYLTSEDALFLDERPDELVIVGGGYIGAELGYFFAALGTEVSIVGRSDRLVPGEDDDVSEVVTDGLATYCDLYTSYEAAEVGTNSEDGDRIAVTAESVGDDEDGDGESDGDDRVELSADELLIAAGRRPNTDTLDLGAAGVETDDKGHVEVDGRLETTAENVWALGDVLAAQPFKHAADYESEIVAANILDDSEAPRASNSRAAKPRDAGREVDYGAMPHAIFTSPQVASVGATESELDEADEEYESTIVPYDAAPKGLILKADDGFVKVLAGPDGEILGCHIVGPDASTLIHEVVVAMARGEGTVDDVAETVHVHPALNEVVLKAFDEAADRPYSTAPDWRDVSGE; this is encoded by the coding sequence ATGGAGGAGTTCGACATCGTCGTGCTCGGCGGCGGCTCCGGCAGCCAGATCGCGACCGCCGCGGCCGAGTACGACCTGGAAGCGGCCGTGATCGAGCCCGGGCCGCTCGGCGGCGCCTGCATCACCCGGGGCTGTGTCCCCTCGAAGGCGCTGCTCCACCGGGCCGATATCGTCGACGAGGTCCGTCACGCCGAGCGGTTCGGCGTCGACGCGGGACTCTCGGGGGTCGACTACGCCGAGATCACGTCGACGATCCACGACGCGGTCTACGGCAAGGCCGATCGTCAGGAGCAGAGCCTGAACGACGCCGAGAACGTCACGCTCTACCGCGGCGAGGGCCGATTCGTCGACGAGCGAACGATCGAGATCGACCCGAACGACGGCGAGGCCGATCCGGGTCGGATCCGCGGCGAACACGTCGTCGTCGCGGTCGGCGGTCGCCCGGTGGTGCCGCCGATCGACGGCCTCGACGACGTCGACTATCTCACCAGCGAGGACGCGCTGTTCCTCGACGAGCGACCGGACGAACTCGTCATCGTCGGCGGCGGCTACATCGGCGCCGAACTGGGCTACTTCTTCGCCGCGTTAGGGACCGAGGTGTCGATCGTCGGCCGCAGCGACCGGCTCGTCCCCGGCGAGGACGACGACGTGAGCGAGGTCGTCACGGACGGCCTCGCGACGTACTGCGACCTGTACACCAGCTACGAGGCGGCCGAAGTGGGGACGAACAGCGAGGACGGCGATCGCATCGCCGTCACCGCGGAATCGGTCGGCGACGACGAAGACGGCGACGGCGAGTCGGACGGGGACGATCGGGTGGAGCTGTCGGCCGACGAACTGCTGATCGCCGCCGGCAGACGGCCGAACACCGATACGCTCGATCTTGGCGCGGCGGGCGTCGAGACCGACGACAAAGGGCACGTCGAGGTCGACGGACGGCTCGAGACGACCGCCGAGAACGTCTGGGCGCTCGGCGACGTGCTCGCCGCCCAGCCGTTCAAGCACGCGGCCGACTACGAGTCGGAGATCGTGGCGGCGAATATCTTGGACGATAGCGAGGCGCCACGCGCCTCGAACAGTCGAGCGGCGAAGCCGCGAGACGCCGGCCGCGAGGTCGACTACGGGGCGATGCCCCACGCGATCTTCACCTCGCCGCAGGTCGCGAGCGTGGGCGCGACGGAGTCGGAACTCGACGAGGCCGACGAGGAGTACGAGTCGACGATCGTGCCCTACGACGCCGCGCCGAAGGGACTCATCTTGAAGGCCGACGACGGCTTCGTGAAGGTGCTCGCCGGGCCGGACGGGGAGATCCTGGGCTGTCACATCGTCGGCCCGGACGCGTCGACGCTGATTCACGAAGTCGTCGTTGCGATGGCCCGCGGCGAGGGAACCGTCGATGACGTCGCCGAGACGGTGCACGTCCACCCCGCGCTGAACGAGGTGGTGTTGAAAGCGTTCGACGAGGCCGCCGATCGGCCGTACTCGACGGCGCCGGACTGGCGCGACGTGAGCGGCGAGTAG
- a CDS encoding sulfurtransferase, translated as MDESVVVSPDWLADRLDDPQVRIVDVRDAWEFDGIGHIPGAVNVPFDSYRGEAGDDPGTLPGADAVADLLSAAGIEPEDTIVAYDDTHGVFAARFVVTAQVYGHDDVRLLDGDFSAWNRAYETTSETPDVDPTTYEVESFSFAETPLIDRLAVEEAIDRGAILVDTREREEFEEARLPGAVLFDWREVVDDETRRLKPEDELEALLSDHGITPDREIVLYCNTARRISHTYVVLRALGYEGVAFYEGSLTEWLANDGEVESGPASAE; from the coding sequence ATGGACGAATCCGTCGTCGTCTCGCCCGACTGGCTCGCCGATCGACTGGACGACCCGCAGGTACGCATCGTCGACGTCCGAGACGCCTGGGAGTTCGATGGGATCGGGCACATACCCGGCGCCGTGAACGTGCCGTTCGACAGCTACCGCGGCGAGGCCGGCGACGATCCCGGCACTCTGCCGGGTGCGGACGCCGTGGCCGACCTGCTCTCGGCGGCGGGGATCGAGCCCGAGGATACGATCGTCGCCTACGACGACACCCACGGCGTCTTCGCGGCCCGGTTCGTCGTCACCGCGCAGGTGTACGGCCACGACGACGTGCGCCTGCTCGACGGCGACTTCAGCGCGTGGAATCGGGCGTACGAGACGACGAGCGAGACGCCGGACGTCGACCCGACGACCTACGAGGTCGAGTCCTTCTCGTTCGCCGAGACGCCCCTGATCGATCGCCTCGCCGTCGAGGAGGCCATCGACCGGGGCGCCATCCTGGTCGACACGCGCGAGCGCGAGGAGTTCGAGGAGGCTCGCCTGCCCGGCGCGGTCCTGTTCGACTGGCGTGAGGTCGTCGACGACGAGACCCGGCGACTGAAACCCGAGGACGAACTCGAGGCGCTGCTTTCCGACCACGGCATCACGCCCGATCGCGAGATCGTTCTGTACTGTAATACGGCCCGCCGGATCAGCCACACATACGTCGTCCTGCGGGCGCTCGGCTACGAGGGCGTCGCCTTCTACGAGGGCAGCCTGACCGAGTGGCTGGCGAACGACGGCGAGGTAGAGTCCGGACCGGCCTCGGCGGAGTAA